TGTTTATTTGATATTTTCATCACTTTTTTGTATGTGTGGGTTTAAAGTTTGAATCTCTATTTTCCACCCTTAAATCTGTATTTTCTGTTAATGTTTGTGTTATCTTATTATGTTTGGTTATAAACAAACTAAAATTTAGTCTTTTTTATCAGCTGTTATGTATTTGTTAGGTATAATTTTCTTATTATGTTATGTTTGTGTTATCTTATTGTGATACTAAGCAGTACTCTGTCTCTTTTCTTAATTTGAGCTTAAGATTGAATTTATGTATTTGTgtctaattttttttatcttaacATGTTCTATAAATTAGTTTTGATATTTgttgttttttttaatatatcCAGGTTGGTAGGTGTAGTTTTTTGTTGATTCTGTTTGTGATTCTTATGGCGTTGGGGTCTAGTAGCAGCTGGAATGGTGGTAGTAGAGGGGGAAGAGGTGGACGGGGAAGAGGTGGACGCGGAAGAGGGGGAGGTGGACAGGGAAGAGGTGGACAGGGAAGGGGTGGAAAGGGAAGGGGTACTGGTAGAGGGAATGGCAGTGGAACGGAAAATGAAGGAGATAGGGAGGAAGGTGGCGATAATGATGACAATGATGAGGAGAATGGTGATGAAGGACAGGAAAGTCGTATTGTACCGCATATAACATTCCAGAGAGCTAAACGTAGCTGCTGTGTTGGTGACTACAATAAGAGACCTGCCACAGATGCGGATAGGCAGATTGTCCATTTTATCGAAGGAAGAAAGTAATTTCTATTTCCTACTACATATTGCTTATACATATATACGGGTTTGATACAAGTGTAGTACTGTGTGTATACAATTGAATGTGCACAAACTTATACCTTTACCTgcttgattattaagattaatcTGTTCCTTATAATGCATACTAGTGTATAAATTACATGTCTAATAGCATAAGACTATTTTATCCTAGTATGTTATATATACTATAAAAAAATCTGACTGTAACTAATAATTGTAGTATCAAGGAGGCTAAGAAAAAAAAGACCTTGAGCTACATAATTAAAGTAAATTGGGATGAATATACACATCAATCAAAGGGAGCAGAACGTGAAGCCTTCTATGACCGTTGTATTAAGGAATTTAAGGTATTTTTAATTTTCATGCCTTTTATTTTTTCATATTAATTATACGCAGTTGTTTACCTTTTTAATTTTATACTTGTACGTGTATCTCGTTTGGTAGAAGTACTATGCTTATCCAGAAGGAGTTGAAGAAGAGGGGGATAGAGCGGTAAAAGAGTATTTGAAGAAAAATTGGAAGAGCCTTCCCTATCAGGAGAAGACCAGGGCAGAGCGGGATGCTAATGACGCGAGAAATGGAGGATCGACCACGGCTACTCGACGTTCTTTCAGACCACATTACTTCAGCCCACGGACTTGGGACAGCCTCAATGAGTACTGGGATTCTGACCTGTTTAAGAAGAGGTCTATCAAATCCAAGAATGCTCGAGCACAGCTGGAACATCAACATTATAGCGGGGCAATGCCTTTTGACGAGAGACGTGAGGTATACGAATTTTAGTGAGTAATAATTTTTGTCTAGTTCTTTATTTTGATTACTCAGATTCAAGTACCTTAATCTTTACGCTCATTAGACATTATAAGATGTCtaatttataaaatgatttgtaaGTAAACCATTTGTAAGTAAATTGATGTTTTTAATTACAGAGGCTTGAAGAGGAAAAACAAGCACCTATTTCTGATATGGAGTTTATGGACCACGTATACCACTTTGATAATCCGGCTACTATAAAGTTGAAGGTATACATACACATAATTCAAGTAGCATTACATTTATATGATCATACATTTACATTCATTTTGGAGAATGTTTTGATATCAATAACGTCCCTGTAAAAATTAAAAGAGAATTTTGTGCAACATATCTATTCATAGGTTTATTGTTATTGTTCTGCACTCTCAAATTCAAATCGTCAAACATGATTAAAAAGTAAATGCCGTGcagtatatatataattatagttAGTTTAAATTCTTTGTTCTTGTTACTTAACAATTTTCAGCTTGATTGTGTAAATTTGGACTTATGTCTTTTACATGTTGCAGGAAGATATGGAAAGGGTGCGGGCTTCACAATCCATACCGGAAGAGATGACTTTGGATCCACCTCCATCACCAGCTAGTTTGAAGAAGATACATCGGAAAAATGAATTGAGCCTAACAATCCTAGCGAGGCCCCCGAAAAAGGGAATATCTGTCCTTCATCCTCGACATCCGGTAGCTGAAATTATAGGAGGCTACAAGGCAGCGGAACTGACTAGCTTCCAAAGTACACAGAATTCTCGTTCCTCTTCCCAGCCAATTTCTGATGATAATCTGGATTTGATAGTCAGGGTTTCTGGTGAGATACACCTAATGGTTCATTCCCTGGAGATGACGGAGGTGCCACGTGCATTACTAAATGATCGAATGCAAAGCTTGGCCACTGCAGCATTCCCGAACCGAGATGACCCGAAGCAGCAGGAGTTATGGACTGAATATATGCGGCTTGGGACGGCCTTTGTTGTTGATGCCATGGCATTGAACAAAAAAGTCATTTTGGAGGTACCTTTCTTATCTTAGTTCATATAATTTTCTACGGCATCTTTATTTCAGTTACAGTAATACACATTACCTAAACTATAGAGATAAATTTGATTCtatagttatattatattttcttCAAAACTATTATTCAAAAACAAATATGGAGCCAAAAGTGCCTGTGTACTATGAACATTTTATAACAATAAAGTACATATAGTAAGGAAATTGCTTCCTTGAAAAGCAAGTGAAGTGAATCTATtcatatttttctataaatagtcAATAAAGTTATAAAGTCAACTGTGGTTAAATTATTTGAATAAAGTTggtaaaaaaagaaaaagagacCAGAATATGCAAAACCATATAAAGGGAAGGAAATTTCCATGAATTTACAAGTGCTAGCTAGTTCCCACTTAGGTTTTATGCAAGAAGATATTATTTCTAACAAAGGGGATAGTTTGAGTTAAATTATTGAGGAAGTGAACCAAATTTTAGCTACAATATTTGGCTTCACAACAACAAGAAAATCTAAAGGTCGGTTGGAGAAAATTGACAAAAAAATAGTAGTGTATTAATTTTTTACAAGTTTAGGCAGGGGTGTTTTGAATTTCAAGTATGTTTGTAGGTGAAAAATTGTCCTAAAATAACTGTAGTCTACATAATTATTTGATTGCATTAAAGCAGGAGCTTCTTGTCAAATAGCTCAACTTGGCCTTTTCTTCAAGAGTGGTTCAGACAGTAGGGAATGACAGATGAGTTGAATGGTAACACAAACACAATGCCTATGAAATGTATAGGCAGCCATTTTTAAAAGCTTAGATTTAAACAATAATTATATGTGAAGAGATAAGGTTTTGGAAATAAGAATATGATGACATTGATTTGTGATGCCTGAAATTTCTGGTACTCGTGTACAATTATTCAGGATTATCGTTATAATTCTGGGCTGATGGAAGGGTTTCACAGTTTGGAAATTATAGCTTTTTTACCTGTGTCTCTAAACTTGTGTATGCTGGAATTTATGTGTGACACACCTGGAATGTATGT
The DNA window shown above is from Apium graveolens cultivar Ventura unplaced genomic scaffold, ASM990537v1 ctg5814, whole genome shotgun sequence and carries:
- the LOC141702864 gene encoding uncharacterized protein LOC141702864, giving the protein MKRNLAITVVGRCSFLLILFVILMALGSSSSWNGGSRGGRGGRGRGGRGRGGGGQGRGGQGRGGKGRGTGRGNGSGTENEGDREEGGDNDDNDEENGDEGQESRIVPHITFQRAKRSCCVGDYNKRPATDADRQIVHFIEGRNIKEAKKKKTLSYIIKVNWDEYTHQSKGAEREAFYDRCIKEFKKYYAYPEGVEEEGDRAVKEYLKKNWKSLPYQEKTRAERDANDARNGGSTTATRRSFRPHYFSPRTWDSLNEYWDSDLFKKRSIKSKNARAQLEHQHYSGAMPFDERRERLEEEKQAPISDMEFMDHVYHFDNPATIKLKEDMERVRASQSIPEEMTLDPPPSPASLKKIHRKNELSLTILARPPKKGISVLHPRHPVAEIIGGYKAAELTSFQSTQNSRSSSQPISDDNLDLIVRVSGEIHLMVHSLEMTEVPRALLNDRMQSLATAAFPNRDDPKQQELWTEYMRLGTAFVVDAMALNKKVILEGTRIEKAPLYDNHFQDNDEDDEDQDAENYSLH